GAACACGTTTTCGTCTACCGTAAACAGATACTCCACATCGTACCACGCCTGAATGAGCACGGAAAGGATTCCAAAGCTCTTGTTCCCGGGTACGGCTGCCATCCGCTGAGCCACCTCACGCTGTATCATTCCCGTGCAACAAGGTATCAGCTCCTTGTAATCGAGCATCTTGAAGAATATCTGCGACGAGATATCGTATGGATAATTGCCCGTAAGCACGAACTGATTTCCCCCGAACAACTGGTTCAAATCCATTCTCAGGAAGTCTTCGCCGAGAATATTGTCCTTCAATGTCGAGAAACGCTCGTACAGATAAGCCACACTCTCGGAGTCAATCTCAACAGCCTTTACCATTCTTGGCTTTTCAACGAGATACTGTGTAAGCACACCCATACCCGGTCCTATTTCCAATACGGGAATTTCGGGGCAGGCATCCACCGTGTCGGCGATTCGTTTGGCAATA
The Prevotella sp. HUN102 genome window above contains:
- the rsmA gene encoding 16S rRNA (adenine(1518)-N(6)/adenine(1519)-N(6))-dimethyltransferase RsmA, yielding MKSVRPKKNLGQHFLTDLNIAKRIADTVDACPEIPVLEIGPGMGVLTQYLVEKPRMVKAVEIDSESVAYLYERFSTLKDNILGEDFLRMDLNQLFGGNQFVLTGNYPYDISSQIFFKMLDYKELIPCCTGMIQREVAQRMAAVPGNKSFGILSVLIQAWYDVEYLFTVDENVFNPPPKVKSAVIRMTRNKVTDLGCDEKLFKRLVKTVFNQRRKMLRVSLKQMFSAKPREGFYEQEIMTKRPEQLSIAQFVELTNMVEAELKAAQ